TAGGCCACCATgctaatttaaaattagtacAAATCATTAAGGTTCAGCCCTTCAAACTAATGAAACAGAGAGGTCACTACCCCTGTGTTTGGGAATTGTAGTAGCACCCTCCGTATATACGGTGATGTGATTTACTTCTATTGCTATCAAATGGGACTGAGCAGGTTGAACTTACTTTGTTGCCAAGGCAGCCCATGATTCCTCTTCCTATGCATGAAACTCTGAGGTGGCCAATGTGTTGAACTAACTCATCCCGAGCCCAGACTGAAAGGAAGATACCCACCATCTGCTTGCTTGTGATAAGGCTGTATCCCGTGGAGCAAGGTGAAGAAGGATAAGAGGGTATATCAGCAGCTGAGAGGAAGTCGTCAGCAGAAGCAGagtcaaatttatttatacgtTCCCTGAGCTTTTTTGGCCTCCTCCTATCTGAGGCCCTTGTCTCCAAAGGGCAATTGCAGGTTTTGAGCAGCCGAGTGTCTGCCCTGAAGTTCCTACTAAGGACCTTCAGTGAAGGCTTCTGAAAGAAGTGATGACTGCCGCCCTGGGTTTTTGAGTCCTTTGAGTAGTTTGATAGTCTTGAACCATCGGTCGTATCAGGGTCATACTGTGGACTATTAAGTGCTTGGCATATAAGAGCAAGCCATTTTGCAGCAGGCTCATTGTCTTCAATCACCAGGACATTTCCTGCACTCAGGGGAACAATTTCCTGAAACCTGAAGGTGAAAGAATGTTAGTAGACAAGAACTGAATTGATCATATTACTTCACAATTAGACGATGGTATTGTTTCAAACTGAGAAACCTCATCTAGCTTTTCTCCGAATCATATGGTCCTAATCTCTTGCACAAGATGTTTGATAGACAAACATTACATCTTGTTGCAGCTTTATAACAAGTTTTCATGAGAAGaaggttgaagaagaagaaataatgGATACCATACCCTAAGACATATATGTCTGCAGAACCCTCCATCTGCAAAAAATCCTCAAGGTTGAGGCCAGCGTTGGGAGTCTTTCCTCCTACATTCCATGTTGCCACAAATACCCTGCAACCTCAATCACATTTTCACACTGTAAGACAACATAAGGCCAATCAAATGCGATACCAAATGAAAATGTTCACAAAGAGGAAAACTATGGGAATTAATACCGGACATCTTGAAATTCAGTGGGTGGTGCCATGGGCGAATCGAAGTTGGATAGGTTTAGCCCTTCAATCCCTGGACTAGTCTCTCTTTCTGCGCGTTGGATAAGAAATCAAAACCATGGTTTTATTTCCCCATCTTCTGAACTTtcaaatttacatattataAAGGGTAATGCATTAAGGGTCAACATCAAACATGCAGATTTTCTTTCTCCAAATCTATTttcctcccttttttttcttgtctatGGCCAGTAATCAAAGAAGAGTTTTAGTTAGGTAAACTACCAAAATTATACAAGAACAGAGGAGATGAAAAGGATGATCTTAGCCTGCACACCCATCACCAGTCCGTTGAATTGAGTAAGAGCTGACCcacaatatataattttatatacatatatatgataCAGGCCATAGAAATAATGCATTAACTTAACTCACCAGAGAAACTTTTTCTTATGACATGGGACGTCTCCTTGAAAGGTTTCCTccttgatgaaataattttcctttccaAATCTGTCAACCAGAGagaaaataagaacaaaattatcaaaacaaaaccCAAGATGGCGATATAAGGCATCCATGGGTCAGAGAGACAGACCTAGAACAACTCCATCTGATTCGAAAATGTCATCATCCAAGTTTTGTCTCCCATTCTTCTTGGAAGTAAAGATCTTTGGAAGGATGGACTACGTCCAAAACATAACCCCAAAgacaaaaacaataattaaaaggTGTACATTCGAATTATTAATGACGGCGAttcaagaaaaagagaaaaaaaaaaagtagattgatgtagtaataataattataacaataccttctttttcttatcattCGTGACAGAATTGTCAGGGGTGGCGGTTTTGGTCATATCGGAGGTGGTATCTGATTCCGAAAGCCGTGTCAGTGACGACATTCAATCATTAATTCTGAGTAATATAGTTCAGATTCCGCCGGAATATGACCGCCGATCGACGTCCCTCCGGTTGTCAAGGGTGGCTaaagagagaaacttttttCAGTTTCTCATGGTTCATGAATTTTTTGGCCAGTTATTATTTTTGTCCTTTCTCCTTGTTTATTTTTGCTAGGGGGGtggtattataatttttgtgtTCCGTTCCGAGGAGGGATCAGATTTTCCCGCCATTTCTGTCGGAGGATTTTGGGATTGTAGGTGGATAGACCGTTAAGTCCCCAGTTCACCTTCGCTGCCCGTTACTCATCCCTCTTCCTTTTCTCATAatataccattttctttttctttcccttttttttaaaaatagaataatttacaaaaatttgcCAGCTGGCACGGTTCGTTTGGACATTATCCTCAGAATTATGTAGATGTCGGATACGGTTATTGAGTTTGGATTGTACAAACTTGTGCAGTTGTTTGCTTGTTTTAACTAATATCTTAATTAGAGTTTATTCTGTTCATTAAGTTGATTGATATGTTCTTTTTAATCTTCTTGATATTCACCCTTGATCAAGGAGGTATAGCAAGATGATGCTGATTCCATCATGGGTTTaatgttaatatttatttattattggaaattttgcaattttgttttattaaatgattttcaatttgtaaatcttttattcctttttattttcgaTGTCTTTTTGTGAGGTGGTAGATGGTATGATGGGTTGTTTCTGTCGAAGGCCAGGCCTCATGCCACGCAAAAGGGCCTGACCTTCCTACTTACAGCATTGTGAATTCCATAAATGATTTTGCAACCCAAGATTTTGAAGTCAATTAATAATATGGCAGAAGAAAAGTATAGTAAAatgatacaattttttttcataactgTGAATTGATATCTTGTACTTCTGATTTCAATGATCAATTTCTGCAAATTGATAAAACCCAACGATCGAATTTTCCATCTccaagaaaaaacatttaatcCCGTATCAAAAATGTTCTCAGCTCTCCCTTTGAGTCTTATAAAGTTCTTTTACTAATAAATCGACCGAAATTCCTTTCAAAGCCTATTGAATAATAATGATCGGATAAGTCTAAAATAACCCCGAAGGGACTCGAACTGGTGACCATTAAAGAACAAACCCAAGACCGAACTACCTCTCAggtttaattttatatcattaataatAGAATCAAAGATGAAGTCAATCAACTTCACGTGAGATTTGAAGTTGATGCTTCCACAAATACATGCCTGCTCCATCTATTTGAAATCCGTTTGACTAATTATCACAATTTGAAGGGAGACGATGAACTCACTCCTTACCTCTGCCCGGTTTCTTAAGTAAGAAGTAATCATCATATTTACTATATTAATACCTTCAATGGCTGCAGCTCATGAAGAGGTTTTGGGTGAAAGCTGATTGTATTACCAACAATATATTCAGAATCCGTCAGCTAGAAACTTCACAGATGGCAATCAATCAATAAGCTATAATTTGGAAGCCACAGGTCCATGGCCAACTACATATGATGAACAGAATATATTACTTCTAAAGCAGAGTGTCATAAAACCATCATCCAGCCCAATAGAAGGGAATATAGAAGCTGAAAGCAtcattaatcaaaatataaataatacttaaGATGTAGACAAAAGAATTGACAATAAGGTATTTTAGTCATCAGATTCCTGGTATTGCTTGAGCAGTTGGGTGCAGCCAGAAGCAGGCTCATCCTTCATGAATCCCATGGCATTTGCAAAACGAGTATCAGAAACAAGACCATTGCTGCGGGTCAGGCTAAGACGGGAGCGATCGCGTCCTGGATCTACTTTTGCACAGTCAGGCTGTGGGCTCTTCACTAGAACAGCATCACACATTTGGTCCCCATGATCATCTGCAATTGAGATCTTGTATGTTCCAGTTGAGTCAGTCACTCCCTCAACGCTGTAAACAAGCTGTAAGCTGTTCCTGTCTTTGCACTCAATTCTAACTCTTGCACCTGCCCAAGCACATAATTTGACattgaaataactgaaataatatcatttagaACGGGGAATAACACTGAATCATTTGAAGAGATAAAACAATTTTGGATTTGATAAGattggaaaaaacaaaaattaccaATTTACTACAAATTGTTGAAGCCCAATCCCacacaaacaaaaatataataaactgATACATGGATACAACTTGCAAGTCATTCTTGATGCTCTTAAGCAATCATCTGCAATGGCAGTATAAAAGGAGTATTCTGTGTTGGGTTGTGATTGCTTCTGTTGTAGActccaaaatcaaaatccaaaagaattctttaatgAGGAAGCAACCACACCTCCATATGAAGTAAACCATGATCCGCGTGAACCTTGACAATTCACACGATGAGGCTAATAATAGCCATCACATGCTACACATCACATGATTTTTCACACCTCCATATGGAGTAGACCATGAACCCTAAGCCTCAACATGCTGGCAGTAGAGCCAGAGTGATTGCACCAGAACCCTATGGGGACCCATTGTGTTTGTCTTTTTGCATTACCATAACAACAATAAAGCCTATGactgatgataataataaaacgGCTGCAGTACTAGCAAAAGCAGAAGAAATAACAATTAACAAAATAAGGATAGTtatgctaataataataaaatagatgTAGTAGCGcagaagaaaaataaggaatCTTCGTTGTCCAATGCAGAGGGTTAAGAACATTTGTACGCAAAAACTCATAGATCTAGGCCGTTTATAGGATATAGTCAACAAAAACTGGTGAAAACCATCGCCACAATCATCAGATCTGGCCACCAAATTGGGGGAAAAACCCTCCAAGGATGATCCACCAATCAAATGGTCCAGATCCATGCACAATAACAAATACTTTGAGACACCATGTTTCTGAACGATTACATAAAAGCTAAAAGCAAGAAGGCTTACCGGCGATGTAAGTAGTTGCGGAGGTCTCGAATCCAGCGCGGCAAGTGTCGCAGTAGACGCGGCCATGGAGGACGAAGGGTTTCCGCATAGGGCGGGCCTCGCTAACGCACACGAGGAGGAGACAGAGAGCAATGGACATCAACAGCTTAGCCATCTTGTTGGTTGGTTACAGAGCAGAAGCGGAGAGAGATGAGAGTGAATGAACGttataaatatgagaaaaagaaagaaaggaaaatggaaTTGATATAGGGATTAGGGGGAGGGTGTTAGAGCAGTAGCAGAGTGTGAATGAGCTGGCACCCATCATGTGTCGGTGTGGCCACATGACATGGTCCCACCTTCTCATTGAAAAACTAGACAAACCGCGTACTGCGCCACTTtcccattctctctctctcaagccTGCCGCCTCAACATTAATTTCGGATCGGTGGGATTCATTTGTCTTTCCTTCAATTCCGCTCCGCTCTCACTTCCtgtggatttttttatttatttataaggaAACATCCTCGTTGTCATTTTTACATGAAGAAGATAGGCTTTGGAATCCAATTTTCTCGGGTGAGTGATGGGGCATGGAGATTTTTAAAAAGACATGTGAAAGCGCTTTCGTGATGGTGGAGGAACATTGCGAATTTGGATTTCCTAGGGCAGATCAGTTGACAAGAAATGGGACGTTTGACTAAGTTTTGCAAATTGCACCCACATAGAGAGAATTGAAAGCATATTAATGGATCGAGTGGACAAAATGATCGTATCCAGCATTTTCTACTAATGATGGCGTGCATTGTGGAGATCTTAGATTTTAGTATAGAAGCAGAGCATGTGGCCTGCCCTCTTCGGTTAACAGAGCGCGTAAACTCTTGGGAAAGGGGTGAGCAACTGGAGCCAGATCAGAGTAATTTACAGTGGCCTTGACTTAATGATAGGTGATTTCATACTCTGTCCACCTCATGATTCCCATAGCTAgccttttttattgtttattgtaCTTCTGGATGGGGCATGGGTGTGGGCAAGAGTTGTGAAATATGGCAACAAAAGCAGTCACGAATGGCTCCATTCTATAGCTTCACTCCCACCGGGTCCCCTCACTTCATATTATAAGGGCCTTGTGGAATTCTCTCAAAAGAATTTGCCATTGCAATGGCCCGTTTCGGGGATATTGCCAGTGCAATTTCGTGTTGAATTCATAAATCTCATAAAACAGCTTGCTTGCTTGCTTGGGAGTCCAAAACGTTTAAACTTAACACATAGGGGTAGAAAAGGAGAACGGAGGAAGAGCTCAGCGAAATTCTAACTACACGGCCAATAAAATGAAAACTTGAAAACTTTGCATGCTGTGAGGGACAGACAAATTTTAACTCATTGCTTTACAACGGAGAACCGACCGGAGAAAAACATAGCGTTTAATGCGCGTAAAGAAGAAACTCTAAGAATGTATTCGATAGAAATGATGAATTAAGCAACCCCATTTTCTCGgccataaataaatcaaaattgacTAGTGCATACGAAAAGCTACCAAGGTCAAAATCAAATCCGGCTTCCAAACGGAGAAACCTAAAAGTGGCCttataaaaatagagaaattcaaagttaaatatGTTCGGTCAACTCCGTTGCTAGAGCGCTAGTCAGACCCTAGCTACTCTTggatacttttataactattgaGGATCACCTCTTGCAAAACCAACCAGTTATGGACCCTCTTTGGGTGAAGTAATTCTTTTTTGGAAAGGACCCATTTTAGTACTAGGTAAAAtattaggggaaaaaaattaacattgagACTTATGAATTGAGTTTTCCTTGATCCAACAATCCAAAATTCATAAGGGATGACAGTTATGTTATTatcacttaaaatataattattaatgcAACTAATGGTTCATTATTAAATCATAGTATTTAAttcatcaaatatattattattttgtactcTATCATTGCCATGAGAGGAGCTCCCATGTCCATCACTTCCATTCctctcattttaattatataataataataataataataatattatgtatttataataatctataatatatatatatattgagccttaagttcaaatattttatttgtgtaAAACAAggaattattttatcaaaattaacatgaaaaatgaaaataaagtgaTTGATGGAATTATCATGAAATGACTTATTAACagataaacatataaaaaattttaggtaATACATGAAAGTGTATATTATGATTCCtccaaaagagaaataaaaattagtaaataacAATGAAGTAAAAGAACCCAGAATCTAAATCAACTCTTGTTGTAATTGCCATTATTGCTTTTTTATCTACATAATTAATAAAGGAACTAAtgtttatatatagatatagaagGATCTATTTTATATGATTGCTTTTTCGATCCACAAGAATCAAGGTCAAACAAGCATTGCTCTTTATTgatcaaacaaaatcaataataagGAAAAACCTTATATTACATGaatttgaaagatttttaattaaatgatacaTGCTTCTATACCGATAagcaacaaaaagaaagaatgaacaTTTGCAATACTTCAAAAACATTAGACATTTCATGTTCTGAAACCTCCCATGAGAAAAGTGTTGTTTTCTCACTAGTCGAGTAGCTTCTCTAGAAGGTATGGCTAACAATACTACGATGCCAAGGTTATCAAGTGTAACAATCAGTGCTGCAATATTCGGTACACTACCTAATAGTGCTCTAATGCCAGGTAGAGGTATTCTAACAATGCTACTATTCCATTAGTATATGACCATTGTGCCTAAGAGTCTTCGTCCTTCGTGTCCTGCCCAAATTATTTGCGAGTGTGGCAAGCCAAGTCCTTGATTAGTGCTTGGATCCTCCA
Above is a genomic segment from Vitis riparia cultivar Riparia Gloire de Montpellier isolate 1030 chromosome 7, EGFV_Vit.rip_1.0, whole genome shotgun sequence containing:
- the LOC117917953 gene encoding type I inositol polyphosphate 5-phosphatase 5 isoform X2, whose translation is MSSLTRLSESDTTSDMTKTATPDNSVTNDKKKKIFTSKKNGRQNLDDDIFESDGVVLDLERKIISSRRKPFKETSHVIRKSFSERETSPGIEGLNLSNFDSPMAPPTEFQDVRVFVATWNVGGKTPNAGLNLEDFLQMEGSADIYVLGFQEIVPLSAGNVLVIEDNEPAAKWLALICQALNSPQYDPDTTDGSRLSNYSKDSKTQGGSHHFFQKPSLKVLSRNFRADTRLLKTCNCPLETRASDRRRPKKLRERINKFDSASADDFLSAADIPSYPSSPCSTGYSLITSKQMVGIFLSVWARDELVQHIGHLRVSCIGRGIMGCLGNKGCISVSMTLHQTTFCFVCSHLASGEKEGDELKRNADVAEILKNTQFPKICKNIIRPIPERIVDHDRIIWLGDLNYRVALSYDETIILLEDNDWDSLLLKDQLIVERIAGRVFTGWNEGRIFFAPTYKYSHNSDSYAGETVKSKKKRRTPAWCDRILWLGEGIEQLSYIRGESRFSDHRPVCGVFSVEVEIRSKSTRFRKGYSCAATRIEYLDCIPQRHSFYEF
- the LOC117917953 gene encoding type I inositol polyphosphate 5-phosphatase 5 isoform X1, whose product is MSSLTRLSESDTTSDMTKTATPDNSVTNDKKKKSILPKIFTSKKNGRQNLDDDIFESDGVVLDLERKIISSRRKPFKETSHVIRKSFSERETSPGIEGLNLSNFDSPMAPPTEFQDVRVFVATWNVGGKTPNAGLNLEDFLQMEGSADIYVLGFQEIVPLSAGNVLVIEDNEPAAKWLALICQALNSPQYDPDTTDGSRLSNYSKDSKTQGGSHHFFQKPSLKVLSRNFRADTRLLKTCNCPLETRASDRRRPKKLRERINKFDSASADDFLSAADIPSYPSSPCSTGYSLITSKQMVGIFLSVWARDELVQHIGHLRVSCIGRGIMGCLGNKGCISVSMTLHQTTFCFVCSHLASGEKEGDELKRNADVAEILKNTQFPKICKNIIRPIPERIVDHDRIIWLGDLNYRVALSYDETIILLEDNDWDSLLLKDQLIVERIAGRVFTGWNEGRIFFAPTYKYSHNSDSYAGETVKSKKKRRTPAWCDRILWLGEGIEQLSYIRGESRFSDHRPVCGVFSVEVEIRSKSTRFRKGYSCAATRIEYLDCIPQRHSFYEF
- the LOC117919307 gene encoding pollen-specific protein C13-like, whose protein sequence is MAKLLMSIALCLLLVCVSEARPMRKPFVLHGRVYCDTCRAGFETSATTYIAGARVRIECKDRNSLQLVYSVEGVTDSTGTYKISIADDHGDQMCDAVLVKSPQPDCAKVDPGRDRSRLSLTRSNGLVSDTRFANAMGFMKDEPASGCTQLLKQYQESDD